A single window of Achromobacter xylosoxidans DNA harbors:
- a CDS encoding glutathione S-transferase has product MKLIGSLTSPYVRKVRIVMAEKKLDYRLELENVWSADTQIQTYNPLGKVPCLVMEDGGALFDSRVIVEYLDTLSPVARLIPQPGRDRAAVKCWEAIADGLLDACVTIVKEKQRPEAQRSPEWIERQYGKIHASLDAMDKSLGENAHCMGINYSLADIAVGCGLGYLDLRFAELDWRANHPNLARLYDKLSQRQSFVDTIPKTA; this is encoded by the coding sequence ATGAAACTGATCGGCTCGCTTACCAGTCCATACGTGCGCAAGGTGCGTATCGTCATGGCCGAGAAAAAGCTGGATTATCGGCTTGAACTCGAAAACGTCTGGTCCGCCGACACGCAGATCCAAACGTACAACCCGCTGGGCAAGGTGCCCTGCCTGGTCATGGAAGATGGCGGCGCCCTGTTCGATTCGCGCGTCATCGTCGAGTACCTGGATACCTTGTCCCCCGTCGCCCGCCTGATTCCGCAGCCGGGCCGCGACCGCGCGGCCGTCAAGTGCTGGGAAGCCATCGCCGACGGCCTGCTGGACGCCTGCGTCACCATCGTCAAGGAAAAGCAGCGCCCCGAGGCGCAGCGCAGCCCGGAATGGATCGAACGCCAGTACGGCAAGATCCACGCCAGCCTGGACGCCATGGACAAGAGCCTGGGCGAGAACGCCCACTGCATGGGCATCAACTACAGCCTGGCCGACATCGCCGTGGGCTGTGGCCTGGGCTACCTGGACCTGCGCTTCGCCGAGCTGGACTGGCGCGCCAACCACCCCAACCTGGCGCGCCTGTACGACAAGCTGTCGCAGCGCCAGTCGTTCGTGGACACCATCCCCAAGACGGCCTGA
- the purB gene encoding adenylosuccinate lyase → MQIADQLSQLNALSPLDGRYASRGDALRGLLSEAGFMAHRVEVEVAWLVALSDAGLPELPAFSQEARARLQQLVRDFSEADAARIKDIERVTNHDVKAVEYWLKEKVADHAELAAAAEFIHFACTSEDINNTSHALMLSRARSEVVLPRLREIAARLNDMAVAQADQPMLSRTHGQPASPTTLGKEFANVAARLNRAIAAIEAVEPLAKLNGATGNYNAHLSAYPEIDWPAFSQRVLAGLGLTQNRHTIQIEPHDWMSALFDAIVRANIIVLDLDRDIWGYVALGYFKQRLKEGEVGSSTMPHKVNPIDFENSEGNLGLANAVLRHLSDKLPISRWQRDLTDSTVLRNLGVGLGYCLVAWDACMRGLGKLEVNTAAIDADIDACWEVLAEPVQTVMRRYGLPQPYEQLKALTRGKGITEEALREFIQGLALPDEPKARLLAMTPRSYIGLAADLARAV, encoded by the coding sequence ATGCAAATCGCCGACCAGCTTAGCCAACTTAATGCCCTTTCGCCACTGGATGGCCGATACGCCTCCCGCGGCGACGCGCTGCGCGGGCTGCTCTCCGAGGCCGGTTTCATGGCCCACCGCGTCGAGGTCGAGGTGGCCTGGCTGGTGGCCCTGTCCGATGCCGGCCTGCCGGAGCTGCCCGCCTTCTCCCAGGAAGCCCGCGCCCGCCTGCAACAGCTGGTGCGCGACTTCTCCGAGGCCGACGCCGCCCGCATCAAGGACATCGAACGCGTCACCAACCATGACGTCAAGGCGGTCGAATACTGGCTCAAGGAAAAGGTCGCCGACCATGCCGAACTGGCGGCCGCGGCCGAATTCATCCACTTCGCCTGCACCTCCGAGGACATCAACAACACCTCGCACGCGCTGATGCTGTCGCGCGCCCGCAGCGAAGTGGTGCTGCCGCGCCTGCGTGAAATCGCCGCCAGGCTCAACGACATGGCCGTGGCCCAGGCCGACCAGCCGATGCTGTCGCGCACCCACGGCCAGCCGGCCAGTCCCACCACGCTGGGCAAGGAATTCGCCAACGTCGCGGCGCGCCTGAACCGCGCCATCGCCGCGATCGAAGCGGTCGAGCCGCTGGCCAAGCTCAACGGCGCCACCGGCAACTACAACGCCCACCTGTCGGCCTACCCGGAAATCGACTGGCCCGCCTTCAGCCAGCGCGTGCTGGCCGGCCTGGGCCTGACGCAGAACCGCCACACCATCCAGATCGAACCGCACGACTGGATGTCGGCGCTGTTCGATGCCATCGTGCGCGCCAACATCATCGTGCTCGACCTGGACCGCGACATCTGGGGTTACGTGGCCCTGGGCTATTTCAAGCAACGCCTGAAGGAAGGCGAGGTCGGTTCGTCCACCATGCCGCACAAGGTCAACCCGATCGACTTCGAAAACTCCGAAGGCAACCTGGGCCTGGCCAATGCCGTGCTGCGCCATCTGTCTGATAAATTGCCGATCTCCCGCTGGCAGCGCGACCTGACCGACTCCACCGTGCTGCGCAACCTGGGCGTGGGCCTGGGCTATTGCCTGGTGGCCTGGGACGCCTGCATGCGCGGCCTGGGCAAGCTCGAAGTCAACACCGCCGCCATCGACGCCGACATCGACGCCTGCTGGGAAGTGCTGGCCGAGCCGGTGCAGACGGTCATGCGCCGCTACGGCCTGCCGCAGCCGTACGAACAGCTCAAGGCTTTGACGCGCGGCAAAGGCATCACCGAGGAAGCCCTGCGAGAATTCATACAGGGCCTGGCCCTGCCGGACGAACCCAAGGCGCGCCTGCTGGCGATGACCCCGCGTTCGTATATCGGCCTGGCCGCGGACCTGGCCCGGGCGGTATAG
- a CDS encoding c-type cytochrome, with amino-acid sequence MKKLSTLAALACMTVGSLLATSAQAQFAKPEDAVKYRQSALTLMASHFGRMTPVVKGQAPYDAAQIKANVEVLKTLSALPWSAFGPGTEGGDARPEIWSDAAGFKQKQQAFQDNIVKLSAAADAGDLDKLRAAFGDVGASCKACHDAYRKKK; translated from the coding sequence ATGAAGAAGTTGTCCACGCTCGCCGCGTTGGCCTGTATGACCGTCGGATCGCTGCTGGCGACCTCGGCCCAGGCGCAGTTCGCCAAGCCCGAAGATGCCGTCAAGTACCGCCAGTCGGCGCTGACGCTGATGGCCTCGCACTTCGGCCGCATGACGCCGGTGGTCAAGGGCCAGGCGCCCTACGACGCGGCCCAGATCAAGGCCAACGTCGAAGTGCTCAAGACGCTGTCGGCGCTGCCCTGGTCGGCTTTCGGTCCCGGCACGGAAGGCGGCGACGCCCGTCCCGAGATCTGGAGCGACGCGGCCGGCTTCAAGCAGAAGCAGCAGGCGTTCCAGGACAACATCGTCAAGCTGTCGGCGGCTGCCGACGCCGGCGACCTGGACAAGCTGCGCGCCGCATTCGGCGACGTGGGCGCGAGCTGCAAGGCCTGCCACGACGCCTATCGCAAGAAGAAGTAA
- a CDS encoding cytochrome b/b6 domain-containing protein: MQNNRLAIRIWDLPTRLFHWALVVCIVGAFVSVKLGGLYMDWHVRFGCVALGLIVFRVLWGFVGPRYARFTQFVRGPRAVANYLKGAAAPAGHNPLGAWSVLALLLVVGFQAVSGLFTTDDIMTQGPLFGHVSESTAGLLTSWHKLNEWVIIGLVALHLLAITWYALVRRKRLVRAIITGNVDPKDVPPGTPPTQDGFAIWLRALILGACVTGLVLWIRSLEIVADMSFS; the protein is encoded by the coding sequence ATGCAAAACAACCGGCTTGCCATCCGCATCTGGGACCTTCCCACCCGACTCTTCCACTGGGCCCTCGTCGTCTGCATCGTCGGCGCCTTCGTCAGCGTCAAGCTGGGCGGCCTGTACATGGACTGGCACGTGCGCTTCGGCTGTGTCGCGCTGGGCCTGATCGTCTTTCGCGTGCTGTGGGGCTTTGTCGGCCCGCGCTATGCGCGCTTCACCCAGTTCGTGCGCGGGCCGCGCGCGGTGGCCAACTATCTCAAGGGCGCGGCCGCGCCGGCCGGCCACAATCCGCTGGGGGCGTGGTCGGTGCTGGCATTGCTGCTGGTGGTCGGCTTCCAGGCCGTGAGCGGCCTGTTCACCACCGATGACATCATGACGCAGGGCCCGCTGTTCGGCCACGTCAGCGAGTCCACCGCCGGCCTGCTGACCTCGTGGCACAAGCTCAATGAATGGGTCATCATCGGCCTGGTCGCCCTGCACCTGCTGGCCATAACCTGGTATGCGCTGGTGCGGCGCAAGCGGCTGGTGCGCGCCATCATCACCGGCAACGTCGATCCGAAAGACGTTCCGCCCGGCACACCGCCGACCCAGGACGGCTTCGCGATCTGGCTGCGCGCCCTGATCCTGGGCGCCTGTGTCACCGGCCTGGTGCTGTGGATTCGATCGCTGGAAATCGTCGCGGACATGTCGTTCTCGTAG
- a CDS encoding GNAT family N-acetyltransferase has translation MIRHARPADLALLPDIERSAAARFLGTPMAWAAAGEPLPPAELARAAAAGLLWVAPGDDDRPAGFALARPMDGDLYLAEMSVALPMQGRGLGRDLLRAVVEHARAARIYRGVALTTDRELPWNAPFYQRQGFVEVPAPQLGPALRARLEAEAAAGFDPARRCAMRYALAA, from the coding sequence ATGATCAGACACGCACGCCCCGCCGACCTGGCGCTCCTGCCCGATATCGAACGTTCCGCCGCCGCCCGCTTCCTTGGGACGCCCATGGCCTGGGCCGCCGCGGGCGAGCCCCTGCCGCCAGCCGAATTGGCGCGCGCCGCTGCCGCGGGCCTGTTGTGGGTCGCGCCGGGCGACGACGACCGGCCGGCGGGATTCGCGCTGGCCCGGCCGATGGACGGCGACCTGTACCTGGCGGAAATGTCGGTCGCGCTGCCTATGCAGGGGCGCGGCCTGGGACGCGACCTGCTGCGGGCGGTGGTCGAACATGCGCGCGCCGCGCGCATCTACCGCGGCGTGGCGCTGACCACCGATCGCGAGCTGCCCTGGAATGCGCCTTTCTACCAGCGGCAAGGCTTTGTCGAGGTCCCGGCCCCGCAATTGGGGCCCGCATTGCGGGCTCGCCTGGAGGCGGAGGCGGCCGCGGGTTTCGACCCGGCGCGCCGCTGCGCGATGCGCTACGCGCTGGCGGCGTGA
- a CDS encoding DUF3053 family protein: protein MAMLRICLAGLAAASMLALAACGNREPQERAAFIELLQSRIASGSLVPVGALGEAEKEAVGRYDDAYEVIVDFQSAMAKAAVTLRPILAAERIQSVDDIVRRREALLAARKTLADSAGALQDAKARADRARRGLELAPDLAPVYDGVYDEAVTAPAAELMDAAARMDTVARDALGIADFVAANEAEITLEDGLAKVATPSLQHELNLRLQGLNAQSPALEAARAVVSRAAAGEP from the coding sequence ATGGCAATGCTGCGGATCTGCCTGGCCGGCCTGGCGGCGGCTTCGATGCTGGCGCTGGCCGCTTGCGGCAATCGCGAGCCGCAGGAGCGCGCGGCCTTCATCGAGCTGCTGCAAAGCCGTATCGCGTCCGGGTCGCTGGTGCCGGTCGGCGCCCTCGGCGAAGCCGAGAAAGAGGCCGTGGGCCGCTACGACGATGCCTACGAGGTGATCGTCGATTTCCAGTCCGCCATGGCCAAGGCGGCCGTGACGCTGCGCCCCATCCTTGCGGCCGAGCGCATCCAGTCGGTCGACGACATCGTGCGGCGGCGCGAGGCCCTGCTGGCCGCGCGCAAGACGCTGGCCGACAGCGCCGGCGCCTTGCAGGATGCCAAGGCCCGCGCCGACCGCGCGCGCAGGGGACTGGAGCTTGCGCCGGATCTGGCGCCGGTCTACGACGGGGTGTATGACGAGGCGGTCACGGCGCCGGCGGCCGAGTTGATGGACGCGGCGGCGCGCATGGATACCGTCGCGCGCGATGCGCTCGGCATCGCCGATTTCGTCGCGGCCAATGAGGCCGAGATCACGCTCGAGGATGGGCTGGCCAAGGTCGCCACGCCGTCGCTGCAGCATGAACTGAATCTGCGCCTGCAGGGCCTGAACGCCCAGTCGCCGGCGCTGGAGGCCGCCCGCGCGGTGGTGTCGCGGGCGGCGGCCGGCGAGCCCTGA
- a CDS encoding AI-2E family transporter, whose amino-acid sequence MSQSSSLHYRTFLLLLVVVSIAFGWLLWPFYGAVFWGAILAILFAPLQRRLVPRIGGRRNLAALITLAMVLLLVILPLVVISGSLVREGANLYQSIKSGQINFGAYFQQAMEALPPSVHDLLARFDLADIPSLQEKLSAGAMQASQFLATQALSIGQDTFQFVVSFAIMLYLLFFLLRDGPQLAQRVKRAVPLSETHKHHLFRKFTTVVRATVKGNIAVAASQGALGGIIFSILGIQGALLWGVIMGFLSLLPAVGAGLIWAPVAIYFLLTGATIKGVVLIAFGVLVIGMVDNVLRPILVGKDTKMPDYVVLISTLGGMALFGLNGFVIGPLIAALFMASWDLFSPPDDVVAAALAKPAVPPSRPSTPASSPAAPPKAD is encoded by the coding sequence ATGAGCCAATCTTCCAGCTTGCACTACCGTACCTTCCTGCTCCTCCTGGTGGTGGTATCCATCGCGTTCGGCTGGCTGTTGTGGCCGTTCTACGGCGCGGTGTTCTGGGGCGCCATCCTGGCGATCCTGTTCGCGCCGCTGCAACGGCGGCTGGTGCCGCGCATCGGCGGCCGGCGCAACCTGGCGGCGCTGATCACGCTGGCCATGGTGCTGCTGCTGGTGATCCTGCCGCTGGTGGTCATCAGTGGGTCGCTGGTGCGCGAGGGGGCGAACCTGTACCAGAGCATCAAATCCGGCCAGATCAACTTTGGCGCCTACTTCCAGCAGGCCATGGAAGCGCTGCCGCCGTCCGTGCATGACCTGCTGGCGCGGTTCGACCTGGCCGACATCCCCAGCCTGCAGGAAAAGCTCAGCGCTGGCGCAATGCAGGCCAGCCAGTTCCTGGCGACCCAGGCGCTCAGCATCGGGCAGGACACCTTCCAGTTCGTGGTCAGCTTCGCCATCATGCTGTACCTGCTGTTCTTCCTGCTGCGAGACGGGCCGCAACTGGCCCAGCGCGTCAAGCGCGCGGTGCCGCTCAGCGAAACCCACAAGCACCATCTTTTCCGCAAGTTCACCACGGTGGTGCGCGCGACGGTGAAGGGCAATATCGCGGTGGCGGCCTCGCAGGGCGCCCTGGGGGGCATCATTTTTTCCATCCTGGGGATCCAGGGGGCGCTGCTGTGGGGCGTCATCATGGGCTTCCTGTCGCTGCTGCCGGCGGTGGGCGCGGGCCTGATCTGGGCGCCGGTGGCGATCTATTTCCTGTTGACCGGCGCGACCATCAAGGGCGTGGTGCTGATCGCCTTCGGCGTGCTGGTGATCGGCATGGTCGACAACGTGCTGCGTCCGATCCTGGTGGGCAAGGACACCAAGATGCCCGACTACGTGGTGCTGATCTCGACCCTGGGCGGCATGGCGCTGTTCGGCCTGAATGGTTTCGTCATCGGCCCGCTGATCGCCGCGCTGTTCATGGCCAGCTGGGACTTGTTCTCGCCTCCGGATGACGTCGTCGCGGCCGCGCTGGCCAAGCCCGCGGTCCCGCCTTCCAGGCCGTCGACCCCGGCCTCGTCCCCGGCTGCGCCCCCAAAGGCCGACTGA
- a CDS encoding DUF4153 domain-containing protein yields MATRSPLSAPERTILVHGALGALLALALHAALLNRVWPWHNPFATLFAIQWVWLVPLAGAMLAGMRSGRRWLLALLAYALALPALHAYGLMPLLGSQPVRYSDDGPRALATVITAASGFMLLPLIQALDPSRPGWDYPAVFRAAWRNTVKLALAGGLALAVWLLFWAAGAMFGMIGIGAVGNVVKSTRFTLGVMPLVLAVSLVGVHRRPQLADTLQRSWLTLTAWLLPLVALVGIAFVLALAARLALDLQAVALSAGALIAFSALWIKLINSAWQDSPEAPPFGPRLRAVLRVAACGLLPLALVALYGLVVRVEQYGWTIPRIWGVYAAILLTLYALGYAWAALAPRRFHTILGGTNIVAAFCALAMLALVNTPILNPDRIEVDSQVQRLIDGRVPPEEFSYLSAARDRGEYGRQAMRRLADGAAQAQSPKIAIAAADALTGKYYDWGPRQSGLAASLTKPDSLQVHPAGGAVPDAWWRYAATENPFELDRCVSAEKAAADDPSNPVLAAARCWLIHADITGPGAADLVLYVPPRADATAGGYETFLTYQGRGKDGWRVVSSRTHRTSESGPEVDMGGALAQGQVHTEPRQDRDLIVGGRRLPLR; encoded by the coding sequence ATGGCAACCCGCTCTCCCCTGTCGGCTCCCGAAAGAACCATCCTGGTCCACGGCGCGCTCGGCGCGCTGCTGGCGTTGGCGCTGCATGCCGCGCTGCTGAACCGCGTGTGGCCATGGCACAACCCGTTCGCCACCCTGTTCGCGATCCAGTGGGTCTGGCTGGTGCCACTGGCGGGCGCCATGCTGGCCGGCATGCGCTCTGGCAGGCGCTGGCTGCTGGCGCTGCTGGCCTATGCCCTGGCGCTGCCCGCGCTGCACGCCTACGGCCTGATGCCGCTGCTGGGCTCGCAACCCGTGCGCTATTCCGACGACGGCCCGCGCGCGCTCGCCACCGTGATCACCGCCGCCAGCGGTTTCATGCTGCTTCCCCTGATCCAGGCGCTGGACCCATCCCGGCCGGGCTGGGACTACCCCGCGGTGTTCCGCGCGGCCTGGCGCAACACCGTCAAGCTGGCGCTGGCCGGCGGCCTGGCCCTGGCGGTCTGGCTGTTGTTCTGGGCCGCGGGCGCCATGTTCGGCATGATCGGCATTGGCGCGGTCGGCAATGTCGTCAAGTCCACCCGCTTCACGCTGGGCGTGATGCCGCTGGTGCTGGCGGTCAGCCTGGTGGGGGTACATCGCCGGCCGCAGCTGGCGGACACGCTGCAACGCTCCTGGCTCACGCTCACCGCGTGGCTGCTGCCGCTGGTTGCGCTGGTCGGCATCGCCTTCGTGCTGGCGCTGGCGGCCCGGCTGGCGCTGGACCTGCAGGCGGTGGCGCTGTCCGCTGGCGCCCTCATCGCCTTCAGCGCGCTGTGGATCAAGCTCATCAACTCCGCCTGGCAGGACAGCCCCGAGGCGCCGCCCTTCGGCCCGCGCCTGCGCGCGGTGCTGCGCGTCGCGGCGTGCGGCCTGTTGCCGCTGGCGCTGGTGGCGCTGTACGGTCTCGTCGTGCGCGTCGAACAGTACGGTTGGACCATTCCGCGCATCTGGGGCGTCTACGCCGCGATCCTGTTGACGCTATACGCGCTGGGCTATGCCTGGGCGGCGCTCGCGCCGCGGCGTTTCCACACGATCCTGGGAGGCACCAACATCGTCGCGGCCTTCTGCGCGCTGGCCATGCTGGCCCTGGTGAACACGCCAATCCTGAATCCCGACCGCATCGAGGTCGACAGCCAGGTGCAACGCCTGATCGACGGCCGCGTCCCGCCCGAGGAATTCAGCTATCTCTCGGCCGCGCGCGATCGCGGCGAATACGGCCGGCAGGCGATGCGCAGGCTGGCCGATGGTGCCGCCCAGGCCCAATCGCCCAAGATCGCAATCGCCGCCGCCGACGCACTGACGGGCAAATACTACGATTGGGGGCCGCGCCAGTCCGGCCTGGCCGCCTCGCTGACCAAGCCCGACAGCCTTCAGGTCCATCCTGCCGGCGGTGCCGTGCCGGACGCCTGGTGGCGCTACGCCGCGACCGAAAACCCGTTCGAGCTGGACCGATGCGTAAGCGCGGAAAAGGCCGCTGCCGACGACCCGTCCAACCCCGTCTTGGCCGCTGCCCGCTGCTGGTTGATCCATGCGGACATCACCGGCCCCGGCGCGGCCGATCTGGTCCTGTATGTACCGCCGCGCGCCGACGCCACGGCGGGGGGCTACGAAACTTTCCTGACCTATCAGGGGCGGGGCAAGGACGGCTGGCGCGTGGTGTCGTCCAGGACGCATCGCACGTCCGAGAGCGGTCCGGAAGTCGACATGGGCGGGGCGCTGGCACAGGGGCAGGTGCATACCGAGCCACGCCAGGACCGCGACCTCATCGTCGGAGGACGCCGCCTGCCGCTGCGCTGA
- a CDS encoding S24 family peptidase — protein MDIRSIRLNNLKYAVLQAGGVDRLAERAGVSRKYLDQILQGFQGKRDKNPRRVGDALAARISAGLGQPAHWMDLPHPDLWHELSPDVIADEPPGRLVSFNHGRLGRPDHGNVLIAQFDTGGAMGSGLELRDQPGVIQSWNVSPEWLQKNVRGFSASKNLCIVTGFGDSMRPMFNPGDPLIVDRGVQAVEYDAIYFFRVGSEGFIKRLQRIPTASGLVVRAKSENTKYDAWDITEGMDFEVFGRVLKVWRSEDF, from the coding sequence ATGGATATCCGCTCGATACGACTGAACAACCTCAAGTACGCCGTGCTCCAGGCCGGGGGGGTGGACCGCCTGGCCGAACGCGCGGGCGTGAGTCGCAAATACCTCGACCAGATCCTCCAGGGGTTCCAGGGCAAGCGCGACAAGAACCCGCGCCGCGTCGGCGATGCCCTGGCCGCCAGGATTTCCGCCGGCCTGGGCCAGCCCGCCCACTGGATGGATCTTCCCCACCCCGACCTGTGGCACGAGCTCTCGCCCGACGTCATCGCCGACGAGCCACCGGGCCGGCTGGTCTCCTTCAACCACGGGCGGCTGGGCCGGCCCGATCACGGCAATGTGCTCATCGCCCAGTTCGATACCGGCGGCGCGATGGGAAGCGGCCTGGAACTGCGCGACCAGCCGGGCGTCATCCAGAGCTGGAACGTCAGCCCCGAATGGCTGCAGAAGAACGTCCGCGGCTTTTCCGCCTCGAAGAACCTGTGCATCGTCACGGGCTTTGGCGATTCCATGCGCCCCATGTTCAATCCCGGCGATCCCCTGATCGTCGACCGCGGCGTGCAGGCCGTCGAATACGACGCCATCTACTTCTTCCGCGTCGGCAGCGAAGGCTTCATCAAGCGGCTGCAGCGCATTCCCACCGCCTCCGGGCTGGTGGTGCGGGCCAAGTCCGAAAACACCAAGTACGACGCCTGGGACATCACCGAAGGCATGGATTTCGAGGTCTTCGGCCGCGTGCTGAAGGTCTGGCGCAGCGAGGACTTCTGA
- a CDS encoding DUF3383 domain-containing protein, translated as MANGLPVSRLINVTINMSPLAAQGASLNTALLLGASAVIDTGERMRSYGGIDAVAADFGTAAPEYRAALLYFQQTPQPSQLYIGRWAKGATSATLRGAVLSAAEKQVSAWTAVTAGAFTLSVDGTAKTVNGLDFSGATNLNGVASIISTALASASVTWNGSQFVVTSNTSGATSTLGYATAAGTGTDIASMLGLTAGQASTPVAGIVAEKPVDAVSLFLDRFANKFLGLAFADADITDAQHLAVAGLIEADQRHLYGVSTQAPQVLDPTNHEDIASQLKALKYKYSIVQFSSASPYAVASLLGRMLTVNFNANNTTITLMYKQEPGIVAETLTSSQADTLAAKNCNVFVNYDNDTAIIQYGVTPSGIFIDSVYNAIWFRNRVQTDVYNLLYTSPTKVPQTDAGNQLIASVIEAACEAAVNNGYLAPGVWNSAGFGALKQGDTLAKGYYVYAPAIATQSQADREARKAVPFQVAAKEAGAIHTVDVLVTVNR; from the coding sequence ATGGCTAATGGATTGCCGGTATCACGCCTGATCAACGTCACGATCAACATGTCGCCGCTCGCGGCGCAGGGCGCGAGCCTGAACACCGCGCTGCTGCTGGGCGCCTCCGCCGTCATTGACACCGGCGAGCGCATGCGCTCCTATGGCGGCATCGACGCCGTCGCCGCCGACTTCGGCACCGCCGCGCCCGAATATCGCGCGGCCCTGCTGTATTTCCAGCAGACGCCCCAGCCCTCGCAGTTGTACATCGGCCGCTGGGCCAAGGGCGCGACCTCGGCCACGCTGCGCGGCGCGGTGTTGTCGGCCGCCGAGAAGCAGGTGTCGGCCTGGACCGCGGTGACCGCGGGCGCCTTCACGCTGTCGGTCGACGGCACCGCCAAGACGGTCAACGGCCTGGATTTCTCCGGCGCCACCAACCTGAACGGGGTCGCGTCGATCATCTCGACGGCACTGGCCTCCGCTTCCGTCACCTGGAACGGCTCGCAGTTCGTGGTGACTTCGAACACCTCCGGCGCGACCTCGACGCTGGGCTACGCCACGGCCGCGGGCACCGGCACCGACATCGCATCGATGCTGGGCCTGACCGCGGGCCAGGCCTCGACGCCCGTCGCCGGCATCGTCGCCGAAAAGCCGGTGGACGCCGTGTCGCTGTTCCTGGACCGCTTCGCCAACAAGTTCCTGGGCCTCGCGTTCGCCGATGCCGACATCACCGACGCGCAGCACCTGGCCGTGGCCGGCCTGATCGAGGCCGACCAGCGCCACCTGTACGGTGTGTCGACCCAGGCGCCGCAGGTGCTGGACCCGACCAACCACGAGGACATCGCCAGCCAGCTGAAGGCGCTGAAATACAAGTACTCGATCGTGCAGTTCTCCAGCGCCAGCCCGTATGCGGTCGCTTCGCTGCTGGGCCGCATGCTGACGGTGAACTTCAACGCCAACAACACCACCATCACGCTGATGTACAAGCAGGAGCCCGGCATCGTCGCCGAGACCCTGACCAGCAGCCAGGCCGACACGCTGGCGGCCAAGAACTGCAACGTGTTCGTCAACTACGACAACGACACGGCCATCATCCAGTACGGCGTGACGCCCAGCGGCATCTTCATCGACTCGGTCTACAACGCGATCTGGTTCCGCAACCGCGTCCAGACCGATGTCTACAACCTGCTGTACACCAGCCCCACCAAGGTGCCGCAGACCGACGCCGGCAACCAGCTGATCGCCTCGGTGATCGAGGCCGCGTGCGAGGCCGCCGTCAACAACGGCTACCTGGCGCCGGGTGTGTGGAACTCGGCCGGCTTCGGCGCCCTCAAGCAAGGCGACACGCTGGCCAAGGGCTACTACGTCTACGCGCCGGCGATCGCCACCCAGTCGCAGGCCGACCGCGAAGCGCGCAAGGCCGTTCCGTTCCAGGTCGCCGCCAAGGAAGCCGGCGCCATCCACACCGTCGACGTTCTGGTCACGGTCAACCGCTAA
- a CDS encoding phage protein, protein MSTYSFADISASLVGPGGAISLGSGSGVADEGIAIAAKGEKSAMTVGADGEVMHTLRADKSGTVTLSYLKTSPVNAQLQALYDAQSLDSRLWGKNLITITNPATGDVTACRSCAFSKKPDLTYKKDGDVVKWTFDAAKIDTILGTY, encoded by the coding sequence ATGTCTACCTATTCGTTCGCTGATATCAGCGCCAGTCTCGTGGGCCCGGGCGGGGCGATTTCGCTGGGTTCCGGCTCCGGCGTGGCCGATGAAGGCATCGCCATCGCCGCCAAGGGCGAGAAAAGCGCCATGACGGTGGGCGCCGATGGCGAGGTCATGCACACGCTGCGTGCCGACAAGAGCGGCACCGTGACGCTGAGCTACCTGAAGACCTCGCCCGTCAACGCCCAGCTGCAGGCCCTGTACGACGCCCAGTCGCTGGACAGCCGCCTGTGGGGCAAGAACCTGATCACCATCACCAATCCGGCCACCGGCGACGTGACGGCGTGCCGCTCGTGCGCCTTCAGCAAGAAGCCCGACCTGACCTACAAGAAGGACGGCGACGTGGTGAAGTGGACCTTCGACGCCGCGAAGATCGACACGATCCTGGGAACCTACTAA
- a CDS encoding phage tail assembly chaperone: protein MAQELDLNGHRYSIGKLSAKQQFHVSRRIAPIVPTLIPVFVRLAAGGRGITEDPGGMADVLQPLADGLAAMKDEDADYVLDTCMQAVQRRQEHGWTAIWSAGQRVPMFQDIDLSVMLPLALRVIVGSLGPFIQGLLTSQTGSPEATQAG, encoded by the coding sequence ATGGCACAGGAACTCGATCTGAACGGCCACCGGTACTCCATCGGGAAACTGAGCGCCAAGCAACAGTTCCATGTGTCGCGCCGCATCGCTCCGATCGTTCCTACGCTGATCCCCGTGTTCGTCCGCCTCGCGGCGGGCGGGCGCGGGATCACCGAGGATCCGGGCGGCATGGCCGACGTGCTGCAACCGCTGGCCGATGGCCTGGCGGCGATGAAGGACGAGGACGCCGACTACGTGCTGGACACCTGCATGCAGGCGGTCCAGCGCCGGCAGGAACATGGCTGGACCGCCATCTGGTCGGCCGGCCAGCGCGTGCCGATGTTCCAGGACATCGACCTGTCGGTCATGTTGCCGCTGGCGCTGCGCGTCATCGTCGGGAGCCTCGGGCCTTTTATACAAGGGCTGCTTACCAGCCAGACCGGCAGCCCCGAGGCGACACAGGCTGGCTGA
- a CDS encoding DUF6889 family protein, translating into MALLNDALSVRADNKAEAYRRHMAEKNG; encoded by the coding sequence ATCGCGCTCCTGAACGACGCGCTGTCGGTCCGGGCAGACAACAAGGCGGAAGCGTACCGCCGCCACATGGCGGAAAAAAATGGCTAA